The segment GCATACTGTATTCACTCACTCATGATttataaaagcttttaaaaatacaatctccATTTGTGACCTGACATTCTATTTGCTAtaaatcacatttacatttaccttATGAACAGATCACACAGTCTGGTCatgtccacattttttttcttctgcctttataatatatttgaaagaattttttaaagGTTCTGGTGAATATCAACTTTAAAAAGTCaacattttaagaaatgttCCTGTTCAAAGATTGTGAGCAATGGAAATATAGTTAACATTATACAGGCccatgttaaatatataaaaatatttaagattGAATAGAACTTACCTTTACTGGGTATGCATGGCTACCTTAACATGTGGGTGCAATTAATCTTTAATTaggtaattaaaaaatgaaatgctAAATCACAGGATGGtcaattctcttttttttttaagtttaaagttttcaataactttatatataaagcattagctatatatatatctaatatatatatatatatatatatatatatatatatatatatatatatacacacacacactcaacaaaaatacctttgtttctgctccgattttttcacgagatggacttaaagatctaaaattcattccagatacacaatattaccatttctctcaaacattgttaacaaatcagtctaaatgtgtgatagtgagcacttctgctttgctgagataatccatcccacctcacaggtgtgccacatcaagatgctgatctgacatcatgagtagtgcacaggtgtaccttacactgcccacaataaaaggccaccctggaatgtgcagttttttgctttattgggggtctggggactcagaaccggtcagtatctggtgtgaccaccatttgcctcatgcagtgcaacacatcttctttgcatagagtttatcagattgtcaattgtggcctgtggaatgttggtccactcctcttcaatggctgtgcgaagttgttggatattagtgggaactggtacatgctgtcgtatacgccggtcaagcacatcccaaacatgctcaacgggtgacatgtccggtgagtatgctggccatgcaagaactgggacatttttagcttccaagaactgtgtacagatccttgcaacatggggccgtgcattatcttgctgaaacatgaggtgatgttcatggatgtatggcacaacaatgggcctcaggatctcatcacggtatctctgtgcattcaaaatgccatcaataaaatgtacctgtgttcttcgtccataacagatgcctgcccataccataaccccaccaccaccatgggccactcgatccacagcattgacatcagcaaagcgctcacccacacgacgccacacacgctgtctgccatctgccctgaacaatgtaaaccgagattcatccgtgaagagaacacctcttcaacgtgccagacgccatcgaatgtgagcatttgcccactcaagtctgttacggcgacgagctggagtcaggtcaagaccccgatgaggacgacgagcatgcagttgagcttccctgaaacggtttctgacagtttgtgcagaaattgtttggttatgcaaaccaattatttcagcagctgtctgagtggctggtctcagacggtcttggaggtgaacctgctggatgtggaggtcctgggctggtgtggttacacgtggtctgcggttgtgaggccggttggatgtactgccatattctctgaaacgcctttggagacggcttatggtgaagaaatgaacattcaatgcacgagcaacagatctggttgacattcctgctgtcagcatgccaattgcacgctccctcaatgcttgtggcatctgtggcattttgctgtgagacaaaactgcacattccagggtggccttttattgcgggcagtataaggtacacctgtgcactactcatgatgtcagatcaggatcttgatgtggcacacctgtgaggtgggatggattatctcagcaaagcagaagtgctcactatcacacatttagactgattagtgaacaatgtttgagagaaatggtaatattgtgtatctggaattaattttagatctttaagtccatctcatgaaaaatcggagcagtttatatatataatatatatatatatatatatatatatatatatatatatatatatatatatatatatataaacctgcCAATAATTGAGCAGAACTGTGCTATTTAAATCCACTGGCTGATTTACAGGAAATGAGAAACAGGTGGATCTGTAGCTGGATGTGACAGAGATGAATCAAGTGCTATTTTGTAAACTAATGAATATTAAGATTGAAACCCTTATTAAACAACATTTGCAGTGATTGATTAAATATGATTATTCAGGCAGCACTCTACTAGAGCATTTGGTTTTTAGATCTGTTTATAAAATGTCAGTAAGTCATATGTTCCCTTATGGTTACCCATGCCGTGTTCCTGTCTTTCTCCTATACAGAGTTATATAACATAGCCTGTgtgaatataatatattatggaATATAATGttttgaatatattatatattataatatatatttctgaACATTTTTCTAATTTCTTATCTGTACAATATTCTGTATTTGTACCCTTTTATATTTGCCCGGAGTTTAATTATACTGTTTAGcacattacatatatatatgtccaTGCACTCATgtaaagtactgtgcaaaaattcTGACCGACCCTCATGTCTTCCAAGTTTTggctttcattttcagtccagtccctgtacctgaccagtaggcccaagcataaaaaaacatttacagttacTTAATGCATGAacaagtgagaaacaggtgcagataatgAAAAATGATCAGGCTGTTGATTTAGTATGCTGGTGATACTGAATGCTGAATGGTGGAACAGACAAGTGGCTTAATCAGGTTGCtactgaggttgttacataaacaacctccttctaaattctatatttaggcactttgcagcctgttgcaccaaaccagttgttttcattttttaatttaatctatattattaatttgaattgaatatgaTGAAATTAGGAATTGCCCATGCTATGGATTATATAGTATGCTATAGATTATAAAGCAGCCTTTCAGTTCTGAGTAAGAGAACCACCCCCTGACTATAAGGAACTGGAGGAAAAGCCATTGGAAAAGACCAGCAAAGGGAAAGAGTGGTGGAGAGTGCAGCACAGCAGTCAGAGACGGCAGAGAGAGATGAAGCAGGATAGGTGAGGAGTGTGCAAggtagcgagagagagagagagagagagagagaatcaaatatgagagagagagaaaagagagagagaaagagagagagaaagggagtgGGAGAAAAGAAATCGAAGTGAGGAAGGGGTAGAAATCTCTCCCTCCCAAGTTTGGAAGATGTACTTTAGTGGATATAATACTCAACATCTATTCAGAGCTGAGCTGAACCGATATTTAACACAATTAAACAACAAATACTGGTCCTGTAGATTTATACTGCTGATCAGTGGACACGATGTTGTCTTTTCACATGGAAGGAGCTAGGAAACTATAAAATGAAGGTAGGAATGAACTAAACATATAACTTATATAGTTATCTAGTGTTAAACTTTAATTGGATTCTGAtgtcttatatttttatatagttttattttagatAATTAATGATCTCTAAGGTCCTAAATTGTTCTTGTGAGTTCTACTTGAATACTATCACATCATTTATTTAGTGTTATATcacattgttttttattgtacatATGCCATTtgtgcacttctggttagatgctaactgcatttcacTGTCGCTGTACATTTCTGATTTTGCACATGTGGCTCTGTACATATACTTTTTATTAGGATGTGAAGAAGTGATCTATTCCAAAACACTAAAGAAGCACCTTAACTAAACATCTAGCACATCTCAACACATGCAGGcacattacaaataaataaaggcacTGAAGGAAAGAAAttgcaaaaagtgtaaaagcaTAATCTAATTCTGAATGAAGGGTGATAAGGCTGAAGAAAGGAGAAACTACATTTGTTTTCTTAAGTGTATAGACTATGAGCATGGTGACACTTGAAAGTCTACAGTACAGACTGCCCAGTTTTTCTAGCGCACAGCTTGACAACGACACGCCTGCAATGAGTATTGTAATAAAGATACTGTATTTCTTTCCTATACATTCCtgatatatacataaaaatactaattaaatttttttttttaatgacccgAGTAACCAAAAGGTTCTTCTGATATGCAAAGATATAATACTTTTCTATATAATTGACCATGAATAATATGGCCAAGAAGAAGCATATACATTATAAAACTATGGTGACTGAGGACTGATCCTTGGGGGACACCTTATGTTTATGAATGAATATATAATGATGTACTATTAGACTATAGCACTTTTAACGCTACTTTCTGATGGgtaaaaaaatagttaatttAGGAgcggcgtttaagtcaaaccaggacttttgataacACGATTATGAAAGTAAAACTTTCTATATTACATTTACTTCTCTTTTTAAACCAATGCTGCacaaatgcacttatcccagcgtttcactatcgcttggataccatcatgaTAGAAAGTCTTCATGATCAAACTGCTTACATCATATCTGAAATGTTCGTCTCTCaaaaactcctttaatggcccagacATGAGGAATAGGAATCAGGACTGTACATGAGACGTAGCAGTAACTCTCagatgagttcctgtaatgtgcaagtggtgcagtggtgaGGTTAAgcaacagaaagaaaagaaagacccAGAACACCaaccaaaagtcccggtttgacttcaACACTCCTCATAATTTCTAAAAAggcatatatttattaatatgccCTTATTAATACATTAGTCCTTAATAACAACATACACTAGACCTTGCATGGTTAATGTTCCATATTTAAGAAATTACAATACGTGCCTTAGTTAATATGGTTAGTTAAAAAGGTGAAACAGTTTATATAGTCATAGAGTcatataaaaagctttttttctgggTTTTCAGAGATAAGAAAGTCTTCAGTATAAAGATTTTTGTAGCTTGTGGGTTCTTAGTATTAAAACAACTTGCTAAAgtgttcattttgttttcttatgTTTGTATCACACTTAGAAATAACAACAGAGGAAAGGTGGGAGAACTGAATGCCATGGAGCTCTTAACAGATGTACAGTAACTGAAAAGAAGCGACTCACTGTTTACTTTAGAAATTGTTCTTTAATCCTGTTGTTGATTAGGGATAATGATTGTATTTTGAAGGAACAGAGTAAGAGAAACAGTTTTGAGTTTCCAAGAAACTAAATCTGTCTTAAAGAACTTGTTATCATGGTGGAAGAAGAACAAGTTAAAAACAGAGGTTGGAAATGTATTAAGCTGACATCCtctgattaaataataataaataataatcttcatttttttcttacactCAGAGAAGTATTATACAAAGGCCTGTTGCTAAAGCACATGCTTCATGTAAACCTTTTATGGAAATGAAAGGAGTCTGTATTGATATTTTTCTCTCAGATGAAGTTACTCCAggttaatttagttttaatacTCAGACTGGCAAAAATGTCACAGAGTAAGCAATGGCTTATCCTCACAACAAGTGGCCACTAGAAGGAGTTACTGTTTAACAAAAtggataatactgtataatactatTGGTTTGCAAGTTTATTGGATTAATAATTTTAGAAGACATCTTTTTATTGGACCTAGGAGTTGgataaaatgcctaaaactggtctacattatattgccaaaagtatagTATGAACTTCAATAACATCTAATTCTTATGCCATGGAGTTTAATATGATATTGGCCCACCTTctgcagctactgtataacaACTAACACTTTTGAGAagactttccacaaggtttaggaatGTGTTTATAGGAATTATGACCATTCTTCCTGAAACAGATTTGTAAAGTTAGACATtaatgttggacgagaaggccagTCTCGCAGTCTTTACTctaatttatcccaaaggtgttaaggtcaggactcttgtgcaggccagtcaagttcttccacaccacactcactcatccatgtctttatagacCTTCCTtagtgcactggtgcgcagtcatgttgtaTCAGGAAGGGGCCATCACCAAAGTTGGAAACCAAAATGTCTTTTGTAcgctgaagcattaagaattcCTTTTACTAGAAATAGGGGACCAACCACAACTTTTGTAAAAGCATTCCCACACCAGTTACAACATGATTGTTATTGCTGCAGAGGGTGGActgacatcatattaaaccctatggattaagattTGAATGTTGCTGAAGTTCATGAGCATATGATTTTTTGgtaatatagtatatattatactatattttgGCAATATTATTGTACACTAACTAtgtataggtaaaaaaaaactgaggaaGGAAAGtaatgcaatatatttattttattgaacaaaagtGGTGATGGCAACTGTATTGTTTCGACTGGAGCCCCTGATTTATTTCTAAATACCAGAATGACTGACTCATTTCATGAGGCTGGTCATTCAATTGTTTAATCATTCCAAACGTCACAGCataaaaagtttgaaaaaagGTGACTAATTTTAGTATTTATTGATACAGATATCTCACtgtattttctctctttctgccaTTCTGTAGGGTTGAGGTAAAGCTAAGAGGCTCAAAGCCCCTGGAAGCAAATTCACTTCAACTTGACCTTCAGAAAAAAAGGTATTAATAGTACAGAATGGCCTCAGTGACGACAAACATTACAGTGCCGTGGGGCTCCACTGTCCTGATCAATATTTCTAATCTGACATCAGCTGGATTTCCAGGAGTGACAAGTTCTCCAGAGCCTCCCTGCACTATGTGCTGCTGTGGATTACTGAACCGCACACTCACTGTTGCTTTCATGATCGGTCTTGCTTTTGCCATTGTCATTGGAAATGTGGTGACGCTCACAGTGTTCATGCAGACGCGCCAGTCCCACACGCCACAGGGCTACCTCAAAGGTACCACAAACATTTCCATGCTCTGATTGTTACAGAGTTAGGGGTATAACAATGGGTTCAATAGGGGGCAGTGTCAAGTTGGTTATAAAGCTTATTTACATAGATTGCCATTGTACAGTTCCcttaaacagaaacaaacaaaaaatatatgctaTGAATCTCCATAAATAAACACTGGAAGACAGACCCCAGACTTCCTAATCTCCATTTTTGCTTTGAATCTTTCACCAATAAACAAGCGAACgaattgattaaataaataaataattgcacactAAACATTCTTAACTGACAACAAGCACCTAACTCTTTAGCATAAACCTTAACCAACATGGCCTTCTAAAAGGATTGAAGGGTGATAACATAAACTACTGATTATTAATACTACTAATATTctgtaatttgtatttaatcTGTATTTTTGATGAAgtctttaaaaacacaaactgtGAATTACAAAAAAGCCTCATGTCAAATCATGAAGACATGTACAGAAAAGTAATCAAAtcttattacattatattttatgacTATATGGTGTCACTTCAAAGCTGTTATTTCAAAGTAATTGTATAAAGCAATAATTATTTGTTAGTTCGAAGTAATTAAAGAgtcagtttgtaaaaaaaagaaagagtcaGATATGTTATCAATTgtcacaaacctttttttttttttttttttttattaagaagcCCCAAAGAAATAGTCAAATTGGTCTggctttattttgattttaaaaaataacttacctGATGTAGGAATTAGAATGTGTTACATAAAGAATTATAtgacactttttacttttttgaagaATGTTCTTTATATCATTTTGCAAAAGAACCCTTTAATTCTTCGTTACTTTAAATAATCACAGTATGTAATAATACTGTACTATTTACTTCAACCAAGTAGTAAACTATAACTTCAAAGTAATTGTTAATTGTcacttcaaaataattgttCTTTGTTATCTTGAAGCAACCATACCGTTTGCTAATTGTACATTATTACTTTAAACCAATCAAGTTCCTTAAAGAACAATTAAGAAATTGTTCTGATTCTTTTATGAATACTTCACATAAGAAACTGCTATCAtttatttgttcctttttctcttGAAGTATCTCTGGCCATAGCTGACATGATTGTTGGTGTGGTGGTGGTTCCATTCTCTGTTTACACTGAGATCTCCATCATGGTGACCAGCACTCTTCCTAAGTGGTACCAGAGTGGATCTATGGACTCAGCAAGAGAACTGTCCAGTGCCTGGCAACCCTGCCTTGTGATCGGTCCGATGTTCACTGGCTGCACTTTCATCTCTATTAGCACAATATTCTTGATGACGGTGGAGCGCAGTGTGGCCATTTTATGGCCATTACAGAAAGATACATTTGTGACCCGGCGACGGACTTTGCTCCTGATCCTCATCTCATGGACTGGGAGCTTCCTGCTTGCAGTTGCGCCCCTAATCTTGAGTGACAGCTTGACTTTCGAGTACAACGAGTGCAGCCGAATGTGTATCTATGTTCCACTCCTGATGGGTCTTCAGTTGCCGGCTGACACCAACATTATGCTGCTATTTCCGGCCTTTGACTTCACACTCCTGGGCAGCACATTGATTGTTAACATCCTGTCCTTCACCAGCATCTGCCGCTACACCCGGAAACGCAAGCTCCTCTTGGAGGGCCTTGAGGGAAGTACAAGCATCTCCTCCCACAGACCATCCTTTACAGACATCAAAGCTGCCAAAACTATTGCCATTCTTACCCTTAGTTTTGCTGCTTCATTCTCACCCATTGCCGTCTTTGTGCTGGGCAACGTGGTCGGCTACACTTGGTGCAACTTCTCCTTTTTCGCTTTCTGGATCCTAACAGGGAATAGCTGTTGTAACGTGATTATCTACAGCATCAGGGACCATCGCTTTAGAAAAGGAGTGTCACTTCTTTTTCATAGGGAGCGTTCACAAGCACATTCTGAAAAGAGCTAATATTTCAATGAGTAGACTCGATCCCAGGTCTACACCACCATCACCTACTCCTGGATACCTGACCACAAGAATGGAAGAGTGCGTTTAGCAGTTTTTTTCATTTggcttttaaaaagtaaaaaaaaaaaaaaaaaaacataaattccaGGCATTGTGGCTGAATTCGTTTTTACTTTTGTTGTTATCATATACAGTTGTCCTGACATCATTTTTGACTGAAATGTTTACTGTGTTTTAccttaatatttgtgtcatgaGCTGGGAAAAGCTTTCACTTTGTCAGggtatttttttaactataatataGTATGTAGTTACTGAATCAAagtacagtagttttttttttttgcaggtctATCAGTAAAAAACTGTTCCAGTAGGTTAAAGTCTGGTAAAATAtctaacattaattaaatcataGGAAAACAgcacttacattttttaagaaGATTTAgacaaaatacagtacattttaggAAGTAAACACTGTTTGTTAAACTAGTTTCTTATGCAACATGATACTTGCAGATAAATGCCAaggagttaaaacatttttcttcttaTATGCTAAcatggaaatgcttttattttacactcttttctattttaattcgTCGGGCAATCGCGGcgactcacggtgcctaactccgcatctcaccgtgagtcaaaccgtgtaggtgagatagggctATAAGAATGACAAATGGGAAACCGAGTCTAAATCTCCAGCCTTGTGTTCTGAGCTTCTTGGGATAGACTCTAGGCCCCGCACAACCCTACACAGCATAAGTaatatccatctaggaacctttgtagGTCAACTAAGAACCGTGGAGGCCattggtgaccattgtatttattcctagcttgtacaaccgtggtaggacccccaatcaacattcacacaatacaggagtttgcatgttctccccctgtgTCCAAAGAAACTTACGGCAAAAGACAGAACTGGACATCCTTAACAATGCTTGTAGATTCTTTTTCTGTAGTAGTGTTATTAATTTTACTAACTCCTAATTTAACTTTTCTCTTGACcttgatttacacacacacacacacacacacacacacacacacaaaaataactcTTATGTTAAACACCTATTACACCCTGATTTTGGTAGAAAGCAAAGGTTACTATTTGTTTACAAACATTCTTGCCTATTCATCATAATGTAGACAGGAAGTTAGAAATTGTTAATAAGTAATtgctaatattttaattttatttatttatcagtacTTTCTCACACTAACATATGCtacctttttaaagaatttgtgtacattttttaataactacTGCTAATCTAAGGATTATTGGATGAATCTTTACAAACATATTGCTAATCTAAGATAAGTACTTATCTGGCACAATACCAGAGTGTGTTTAggaagctagctagctaatctAATGCTGTTCAACAGCGCTACTCTGTGGCTGCAGAGAAAAGTTTGAATtaatgacatttacatttagttgcATAGCAGGCACAGatgcttactgtacagtacactaaaagatgaaagaaaagtACTGACGTCTCATCTGGGTGATGGCAGACACACTATTTTAAACCCGATTACACAAACATTcaataatgaaagaaaaatatatttatgcaaTACTGTAGCGAGGCCACATAATGGGTCATTTTGATTCCGGGGTtgagctctcgcgagcatgcgcggcCGCAGCGCGAGGGAATCCCGATGACGTGTTGGGTCATGTGACTCGACATAAAGGCGGAACGGGGTGTTacgctctaaaatgccccctacCACGGACGCCCCCCCCCAAAAGAATCTctttcaaatattatattaaaacataaattcatagttTTATGGTTTAAAAATTACACGAAACggatttgattataaaataagcaatataaaaaaaaaaacatgtataaggggaaaaacataaattatatatttttttcatatacaacatgtatatttttatattgctcatTTTATAATAAGAATCGTttcgtgtaatttttttttatcataaacaataattatttagtgtaataaataaaagtgttaatgaaaaataaatgtgccatgaaataaatattatatgatAATTTCTATTAATGGTCTCGAcagctgtcacgtgcctaggattaattatagtagtaataatatatttgataataataaacctatgaatttatgtccTACTATAattatttgatagagattatgtaaaGGGgtcaatccgtggcaggggagGCATTTTAGGcataacaatttatttatttatttttgcttctgTCACAAAATATTAAGCAAACATTTCTCGTGGGGATTTCactgattattaaaataaaagagcTCCAAGTTTCTTCTCAAAACAAGACTTGAACAATTGAGCAAAACCATTCAAAATGTGAGGAACCATAAAAGGTtcaatgctgtttttaaaagcaaaagaaacccttcaattaaatattatatatttatatattaaatattagcaACAAAATCCCAGAATTTGATCATGGGAAGAATTTGTATCTTAAAGCACAGCGTAATTTTCTGAACTCTGATTGGGGAGATTGGGtttgtttaatctttttaaaCAGCTTTTAATCAAAGTCTGAATCCTCACtaagctttatcctgtatacgggAGCACCATTTAAcataatctgcttgtctttcaactgtgggaggaaaccagagcacccgaGGAAAACCTCCAGTcattgggagaacatgcaaactccatgcacacagacccagggcGGGAGTTGAACTCGGAAGCTGGAGGTGCTagccgacagtgctaaccactaagtcaccacCAGGTcagaatcattttaaaatattataaagacAGCATGGTGAAACTTTTCATAAGAAGTTTATTTCAAGGTCAAAACATTGTAACATTAAATTCATTACGGTTTCAAGTATGTCTTTGGGTTTATTGGTACTGTAATACTTCATAACTTATGAAACTTAAGTCTTAATAACTTAAAGGAagagacatactgtaaagtGCAATTTGTATTACAAAATTTtgaaaatttactgtttttttttttaacataatttgcCAGTGATGccaatttttaatttgttacagattaacatatatgtttttgtttatagcTACATTTAACACTGTGGAATGTCTGCGGAATAAGTTAGTTCCacttgtcatttttttcatctttatcaCTAAGTCTACTTTCACCCTTTCACGCAATAAAACAAAACGGCATCCCATTTCTCTCAAAGAATCCGGATGCATCCTGCGTATTGATAGTGGCTTTTTGATCCAGGAAATCGACTTTGCCCACAAGTGATAGTTTTGCTTAGCAAAAGACGCATAAGTATGTACAAGCCCTCGCTTGCtcattcactttaaaaaaaaaaatgggcaaagCCATACAATCTTAAAACTGAATAGATATATCtatagcactgtcaccttgcacctccagggtccgggttcgattcctggccaggcacgattcccgtctctgtgtgcatggagtttgcatgttccaaagatatgcaggtaaggctaattggtgttcccaaattgccctagtgtgtgtatgtgtgtgtgccctgcgatggattggtggaccctgtcttgtgccctaagcctcctgggataggctccaggtccccgcaaccctgaatacaggataaagcggtatagaagatgagtgagtgagttagataTATCTATAGGAAAAAACGTATCATGCCGTATTTTTCCTAGCTAAATGACTTCATGACAATATAAAAAGAGTTCACGccagcagaataaaaaaagttcTTAGATATTTGCATAAACCACAGATTTGAATAGGCAGGCACTAAATCAAATACTAAGCTGTTCAAGGTGACTTTGGAACAAGTTTTTAAATACAATGTGTTTTAAATACAATGTCTTGCTTTTAGCAAAAATCTGATGACGAtcctaagcaaaaaaaaaaaaaaaatacccgaGGATGTCAGGGAATAGCCACTTTTTTGTCCAGTTTCAGACAGAATGTGAAACATGACTTGAAAACCTGAAGCCACACGgttatttttatcatattacaataattcaatttaaaaaattatatacatttttaaattatataacactgtttaaattttacattttaaattaattcaggAGCGTTTAAGTTAGCCAACATTCATTTGTTGCTTCATTAAAACAATGACAGCTTAGTGTTGTTAATTTCATGCAGCTGGTCACTGCAGCATTGCTTAATGGCTGCTGCCTTTACCCAGTCACTCACTCCTTCTTCAGGCAAATATGGAAATCAGTTCTTTAGAAACAAAGCAGTTGGCAAAGCAATAGGGAAAGGCAGCCTGCACCATTTAGTCGGCTGTTTACTTTCATCTTCACGTTTTCAAACCGAGATAGACTTTTAATCAAAATACAGTCGGTGGTAATACTGAATACAGGCTACCTGTGGTTTTGAACTGCAAACGTCTTCCGTTTCTGGGTACTGTTTAGTTTCATGGAGCTGATGGCAAGAGCTGTAATCACTGAC is part of the Clarias gariepinus isolate MV-2021 ecotype Netherlands chromosome 15, CGAR_prim_01v2, whole genome shotgun sequence genome and harbors:
- the LOC128542892 gene encoding trace amine-associated receptor 8a-like; this encodes MASVTTNITVPWGSTVLINISNLTSAGFPGVTSSPEPPCTMCCCGLLNRTLTVAFMIGLAFAIVIGNVVTLTVFMQTRQSHTPQGYLKVSLAIADMIVGVVVVPFSVYTEISIMVTSTLPKWYQSGSMDSARELSSAWQPCLVIGPMFTGCTFISISTIFLMTVERSVAILWPLQKDTFVTRRRTLLLILISWTGSFLLAVAPLILSDSLTFEYNECSRMCIYVPLLMGLQLPADTNIMLLFPAFDFTLLGSTLIVNILSFTSICRYTRKRKLLLEGLEGSTSISSHRPSFTDIKAAKTIAILTLSFAASFSPIAVFVLGNVVGYTWCNFSFFAFWILTGNSCCNVIIYSIRDHRFRKGVSLLFHRERSQAHSEKS